Proteins encoded in a region of the Podarcis muralis chromosome 6, rPodMur119.hap1.1, whole genome shotgun sequence genome:
- the UPK3A gene encoding uroplakin-3a yields MWALWLQLIFCCLWQLCIEGQTLGPQIANPKFATNNPTLTTVALEKPFCVFDGSMLKGAAYEVYLYVMMDSASTSGSFLMDNSSKPLDATFQQTSGGQSGPYKAVVFNVPNCASLPKLSDAADATKAPAILSQYLVRVGDDATCLYDPNFLDACNPPLSQDTAYRFKYVLVDSTAGVMKDQTPWSQPIRTRKLKWSSTIDTWPGRRSGGMIVITSILSVLMFTLVAGFLAATLLTVTTSEETPTEMRYESQTTQQTSPRVLETSESELEVSSAH; encoded by the exons ATGTGGGCTCTCTGGTTGCAGCTGATTTTTTGCTGTTTGTGGCAGCTGTGCATAG AAGGCCAGACTCTGGGACCACAAATCGCAAACCCCAAATTTGCCACAAACAATCCCACCCTCACAACAGTTGCTTTGGAGAAGCCCTTCTGTGTGTTTGATGGCTCGATGTTGAAAGGAGCAGCCTATGAAGTATACCTGTATGTCATGATGGACTCTG CAAGTACTTCAGGTTCCTTTCTTATGGACAATAGTAGTAAACCCCTCGATGCTACTTTCCAACAAACCAGCGGAGGACAAAGTGGGCCTTACAAAGCTGTGGTCTTTAATGTTCCAAACTGTGCGTCGCTTCCCAAGCTGTCTGATGCTGCGGATGCCACCAAAGCACCTGCCATCCTGTCTCAGTATCTGGTCAGAGTTGGTGATGATGCCACTTGTTTGTATGACCCAAATTTTCTAGATGCTTGTAATCCGCCTCTCTCCCAAGACACAGCCTACAG GTTTAAATACGTCCTTGTAGACAGTACAGCAGGCGTCATGAAAGACCAAACTCCCTGGTCTCAACCAATCAGAACCAGAAAGT TGAAATGGTCCTCCACCATTGATACCTGGCCAGGTCGCAGAAGTGGTGGAATGATAGTCATAACTTCCATCCTGAGTGTGCTGATGTTCACCCTCGTGGCTGGATTTCTTGCTGCGACTCTTCTGACTGTAAC gACATCAGAAGAGACTCCCACTGAGATGAGATATGAATCCCAAACAACCCAACAGACTTCTCCAAGAGTGCTAGAAACTTCTGAGTCAGAACTAGAAGTTTCTTCCGCCCACTAA